The window TGCTATAATGAGGAACAATTAAAAGAGATTTTAGACCGGTTACCTAAAACTTCAAAACCAAATATTCAACGTTATAAAGGTTTGGGAGAAATGGATGCAGACCAACTTTGGGAAACAACTATGGACCCGGAAGAACGTACATTACTACAAGTAAATTTAGATAATGCAATGGAAGCGGATAAGATATTTGAACAACTGATGGGCGAGGAAGTAGAGCCAAGACGTCTATTTATTGAAGAAAATGCTGTATACGTGAAAAACTTAGATATTTAAGAAAGTGTGTGACTGGAGGTCTTTAGGATGTCAGAAATACCGAATAAAGGCGTGAAGGGGATCAATATTAGTACAGAAATGAAAACCTCATTTCTAGACTATGCGATGAGTGTAATTGTATCCCGTGCCTTACCAGACGTTCGTGACGGGCTAAAGCCTGTACATCGTCGAATTTTATATGGTATGCAAGAGTTGGGGAATACACCTGATAAACCTCATAAAAAATCGGCTCGTATTGTAGGAGACGTAATGGGGAAATACCATCCACATGGTGACTCATCTATTTATGATGCAATGGTACGTATGGCGCAAGACTTTAGTTACCGTTATATGCTTGTAGATGGTCATGGAAACTTTGGTTCTGTCGATGGGGACGGGGCAGCAGCTATGCGTTATACGGAATCACGTATGTCCAAAATTGCTTTAGAATTATTGCGAGATATTAATAAAAATACCATCGATTACAAAGACAACTACGATGGACAAGAAAAAGAACCAGTTGTGTTACCTAGTAGATATCCTAACTTACTTGTAAACGGTGCTTCTGGAATTGCTGTTGGGATGGCTACGAATATTCCATCACATAATTTAGGAGAAGTAATTGACGGAGTATTGGCTTTAGCTGAAAACCCTGCAATTACAATTGAAGAGTTGATGTCTATTATACCTGGACCGGATTTCCCAACTGGTGGTATTATTTTAGGCCGTAGTGGTATTCGCCGTGCCTATGAAACAGGTAGAGGCTCTATATTAATTCGTGCAAAAGTAGAGATTGAAGTAAAATCGAGTGGTAAAGAAGTTATTCTTGTTAAAGAATTACCATATCAGGTAAATAAAGCTCGATTAATAGAGAAAATCGCTGAGTTAGTACGCGATAAAAAAATCGATGGTATTACCCATTTAGCGGATGAATCTGATCGTAATGGAATGCGAATTGTTATTGAGGTACGTAAGGATGCGAATTCTCATGTATTATTAAATAACTTATATAAACAAACTGCATTACAATCAAGCTTTGGGGTTAATATGCTTGCATTAGTGGACAACCAACCAAAAGTTTTGAACATAAAAGAAATGCTTTATTATTACTTAGAACATCAAAAAGTGGTAATACGTCGTCGTACTCAGTTTGAACTGAACAAAGCTGAAGACCGTGCACATATTTTAGAGGGACTTCGAATTGCTTTAGATCATATCGATGAAATTATCAAGTTAATCCGAGCTTCACAAACAGGTGAAGAAGCAAAAAATGGATTGATAGAGACATTCAATTTATCCGAAAGACAAGCGCAGGCTATTCTAGATATGCGTCTACAACGTTTAACTGGTTTAGAACGTGATAAAATTGAAGAAGAATATAACAACTTATTGAAATTGATTGAAGAACTAAAATTCATCTTGGCAAATGAGTATCGTGTAGTTGAAATAATTAGAGAAGAAATTTCCGAGATTAAAGATCGCTATGCGGACAAACGTCGAACTGAAATTGTTGCTGGAGGAGCAGAAGTTTTAGAGGATGAAGATTTAATCCCAATAGAAAATTCTGTACTTACTTTAACAAACAAAGGATATATTAAACGTTTACCTGCTAATACGTATAAGAGTCAAAAAAGAGGCGGTCGTGGTGTTCAAGGTATGGGTACAAATGAAGATGACTTTGTAGAGCATCTATTGTACACATCAACACATGATACAATTCTCTTCTTTACAAACAAAGGGAAAGTTTATCGAGCTCGAGGATTCGAGATCCCTGAATATGGTCGTACTGCAAAAGGCTTACCGATTATAAATCTATTAGGTGTTGAGAAAGACGAACATATTACTGCTATGATTCCAATGGCATCGTTTGAAGAAGAAAATTATTTTATCTTTACAACGAAGTATGGAGTAACGAAACGTTCTCCTGTAACTGGATTTGCGCATATCCGTGCAAATGGATTGATTGCTATTTCGTTACGTGAGGAAGATGAGCTTATTGCTGTTCGTTTAACTAATGGCGATAAACAAATCATTATAGGTACTCGCCAAGGTAAATTAGTTCGATTCGAAGAAACCGATATACGCTCCATGGGTAGAACTGCTGGAGGAGTAAGAGGGATTCGTTTGAAAGATGATGACTATGTAGTAGGTATGGAGATTATCGAACCTGATCAAGAAATTTTAGTTGTTACAGAAAATGGATATGGTAAACGTACTCCAGAGTCTGAATATCGTTTACAAAGTCGTGGTGGGATGGGTGTTAAAACTTGTCAAATCACAGACAAAAATGGTCCTTTATCAGCTGTTAAGGCAGTTAATGGCACAGAAGACTTAATGCTGATCACGATTAATGGAATGCTTATCCGTATGGATGTAAAAGATATTTCTAAAACTGGTCGTAGTACGCAGGGAGTCCGTTTAATGAGGCTAGCAGGAGATGAGCTAATTTCTACTGTAGCAAAAGTTGAAAAAGAAGAAGATGACGATGAAGAAAATGTAGAAATCATAGATAATCTAGAAGAAGGATCTACAATTGAAATAGAGTCATCTTTAACAGAAGAACAAACCGAATAAATTTAACAAACACCCATAAACAATACTGTTTATGGGTGTTTTTATGTATCTGGGTAAAACATTTTCCATATACTTTCAATATGAGTATTTAGTATAATTAAAGAAACGTTTGAAAAGGGGAATTCTAAATGAACCAAACCCTCATTAATCTAGAGGAATTGAAATTAGGTACTATAATCGCAGAAGATATATTAGTTAATACTAACTCGCCTATAATTCATAAAGAGTCAAAGGTAACTAGAGAACTTATTCAAGTTTTGAGTGCTTTTAATATAACTAAAGTACCCGTTGTCCTAGAAAATGTTTTTAATAGATCAGAAGAAGAGATAAAAAAGTTATTTGAAGATAAAGAAGAATCTCCTCATATAGAAGACAAGCCACTAGTTGACACGAGTTTTGTTCAATTATATAAAAAGGCTGTAGATAGTTTCTATAAAGAATATATTGGCTGGGAAGCAGGCATGAAAGTAGATGTGGCAAAGCTACGGAATATTATTATGCCTTTAGTCGAAAAAGCAATGGTAGAAAAACAAGTATTTTCTCTGTTAAATATGTATTCTAAGATGGATAAATATATTGCACATCATTCTATAGCTGTTGGAATTATTTCAGGGGCAATAGCTAAAAAGTTAAATTATCCTTCGGGTCAAATAACGCAAATGGCTACAGCTGGTTTAATGGCTGATATAGGTATGGCAAAAGTGGATCCAAAGATAAGAGATAAAAAGTCTAATCTCACGGAATCAGAATTTTCAGAGGTAAAAAAACATACTATTTATAGTTTTCAAATGATTAAAGATAGCCCTTTACTAAAACCTGAAATGAAATTAGCAATATTTCAACATCATGAACGTTTAGATGGGAGTGGCTATCCGAAAAGCGATAAATTGAATGATGTTTCTGTTTACTCTCAAATAATAGCGGTAGCTGACGTCTACCATGCGATGACTTCAGAACGTATTTACCGTGCTAAAAGTTCTTCTTTTAAAGTTCTAGAAATGATTCGAGAAGAAGAGTTTGGAAAGTATAATATAGAAGTAGTTAATAAATTCATAGAGTTAGTTGGGTCTCTACCTATTTCAACTAGTGTTCTTCTATCAACTGGTGAAAAAGGAGAAGTAGTTTTCTTACATAGAGATTCTCCGATGCGTCCAATGGTTCGATTAACTGACAGTGGTAAAATAATAGATTTAGCAGCAAATAGATCCATTCATATAGAGAGTATTATGAGCTAATTTAAGCTAAACTCTTTCGTCTTTTATTAGTAGAGGAAAGAGTTTAATATTATTTCTCAATAAAGTGTTGACAAATTCCTGAGGACTTGATATTATATAGAAGTCGCCAAAACGACATTACAACAACATGAACATTGAAAACTGAACATGCAAAACGTTAAGACATACAGCTTATCAACTAACTTAGTTAGTTTGATAGCAAAACAATTTTGACATCATTTAATGATGATGCCAGCAAAACAAATGAGCTTTTTAAGTTCTCTATTATGGAGAGTTTGATCCTGGCTCAGGACGAACGCTGGCGGCATGCCTAATACATGCAAGTCGAGCGAATGACGAAGAAGCTTGCTTCTTCTGATTTAGCGGCGGACGGGTGAGTAACACGTGGGCAACCTGCCCTGTAGATTGGGATAACTCCGGGAAACCGGGGCTAATACCGAATAATCCATTTCCTCACATGGGGAGATGTTAAAAGACGGTTTCGGCTGTCACTACAGGATGGGCCCGCGGCGCATTAGCTAGTTGGTGAGGTAACGGCTCACCAAGGCGACGATGCGTAGCCGACCTGAGAGGGTGATCGGCCACACTGGGACTGAGACACGGCCCAGACTCCTACGGGAGGCAGCAGTAGGGAATCTTCCACAATGGACGAAAGTCTGATGGAGCAATGCCGCGTGAGTGAAGAAGGTTTTCGGATCGTAAAACTCTGTTGTGAGGGAAGAACAAGTACGAGAGTAACTGCTCGTACCTTGACGGTACCTCATTAGAAAGCCACGGCTAACTACGTGCCAGCAGCCGCGGTAATACGTAGGTGGCAAGCGTTGTCCGGAATTATTGGGCGTAAAGCGCGCGCAGGCGGTCCTTTAAGTCTGATGTGAAATCCCACGGCTCAACCGTGGAAGGTCATTGGAAACTGGGGGACTTGAGTACAGAAGAGGAAAGCGGAATTCCAAGTGTAGCGGTGAAATGCGTAGAGATTTGGAGGAACACCAGTGGCGAAGGCGGCTTTCTGGTCTGTAACTGACGCTGAGGCGCGAAAGCGTGGGGAGCAAACAGGATTAGATACCCTGGTAGTCCACGCCGTAAACGATGAGTGCTAAGTGTTAGGGGGTTTCCGCCCCTTAGTGCTGCAGCTAACGCATTAAGCACTCCGCCTGGGGAGTACGGTCGCAAGACTGAAACTCAAAGGAATTGACGGGGGCCCGCACAAGCGGTGGAGCATGTGGTTTAATTCGAAGCAACGCGAAGAACCTTACCAGGTCTTGACATCCCGCTGACCGGTCTAGAGATAGGCTTTTCCCTTCGGGGACAGCGGTGACAGGTGGTGCATGGTTGTCGTCAGCTCGTGTCGTGAGATGTTGGGTTAAGTCCCGCAACGAGCGCAACCCTTGATCTTAGTTGCCAGCATTCAGTTGGGCACTCTAAGGTGACTGCCGGTGATAAACCGGAGGAAGGTGGGGATGACGTCAAATCATCATGCCCCTTATGACCTGGGCTACACACGTGCTACAATGGACGGTACAGAGGGTCGCAACCCCGCGAGGGTGAGCAAATCCCATAAAACCGTTCTCAGTTCGGATTGTAGGCTGCAACTCGCCTACATGAAGCCGGAATCGCTAGTAATCGTGGATCAGCATGCCACGGTGAATACGTTCCCGGGCCTTGTACACACCGCCCGTCACACCACGAGAGTTTGTAACACCCGAAGTCGGTGGGGTAACCCTTACGGGAGCCAGCCGCCGAAGGTGGGACAGATGATTGGGGTGAAGTCGTAACAAGGTAGCCGTATCGGAAGGTGCGGCTGGATCACCTCCTTTCTAAGGATAATATCGGAATACAGATTTTTATCTGTATCTTAACGTTTTGCAGTTCAGTTTTGAATGTTCATTTTTATATGAAGATTCGATACTTGTTCTTTGAAAACTGGATAAAACGACATTGAAACAATAAACAACAAGAAATTCAAGTTGTGATTACTTCGGTAATCATGATGTGTAAGACTTTTTAACTTTTAGGTTAAGTTAATAAGGGCGCACGGTGAATGCCTTGGCACTAGGAGTCGACGAAGGACGGCACTAACACCGATATGCTTCGGGGAGCTGTAAGTGAGCTTTGATCCGGAGATTTCCGAATGGGGAAACCCACTGTTCGTAATGGAGCAGTACATTTGCGTGAATACATAGCGCATCTGAGACACACCCAGGGAACTGAAACATCTAAGTACCTGGAGGAAGAGAAAGAAAAATCGATTCCCTGAGTAGCGGCGAGCGAAACGGGAATAGCCCAAACCAAGAGGCTTGCCTCTTGGGGTTGTAGGACACTCTACATAGAGTTACAAAGGAATGAGTTAGACGAAGCGATCTGGAAAGGTCCGCAGGATAGGGTAAAAGCCCCGTAGTCCAAAATTCATTCTCTCTTGAGTGTATCCTGAGTACGGCGGAACACGTGAAATTCCGTCGGAATCCGGGAGGACCATCTCCCAAGGCTAAATACTACCTAGTGACCGATAGTGAACCAGTACCGTGAGGGAAAGGTGAAAAGCACCCCGGAAGGGGAGTGAAATAGATCCTGAAACCGTGTGCCTACAAGTAGTTAGAGCCCGTTAATGGGTGATAGCGTGCCTTTTGTAGAATGAACCGGCGAGTTACGATTACATGCAAGGTTAAGTTGAGAAGACGGAGCCGCAGCGAAAGCGAGTCTGAATAGGGCGAATGAGTATGTGGTCGTAGACCCGAAACCAGGTGATCTACCCATGTCCAGGATGAAGGTAAGGTAACACTTACTGGAGGTCCGAACCCACGCACGTTGAAAAGTGCGGGGATGAGGTGTGGGTAGCGGAGAAATTCCAATCGAACCTGGAGATAGCTGGTTCTCTCCGAAATAGCTTTAGGGCTAGCCTCAAACGTTAGAATCTTGGAGGTAGAGCACTGTTTGGACTAGGGGCCCATCCCGGGTTACCGAATTCAGACAAACTCCGAATGCCAATGATTTATGTTTGGGAGTCAGACTGCGAGTGATAAGATCCGTAGTCAAGAGGGAAACAGCCCAGACCACCAGCTAAGGTCCCAAAGTATTTGTTAAGTGGAAAAGGATGTGGCGTTGCTTAGACAACCAGGATGTTGGCTTAGAAGCAGCCATCATTTAAAGAGTGCGTAATAGCTCACTGGTCGAGTGACGCTGCGCCGAAAATGTATCGGGGCTAAACAAATCACCGAAGCTGTGGATTGATACCTTTGGTATCAGTGGTAGGAGAGCGTTCTAAGGGCGTTGAAGTCAGACCGGAAGGACTGGTGGAGCGCTTAGAAGTGAGAATGCCGGTATGAGTAGCGAAAGACGGGTGAGAATCCCGTCCACCGTATGACTAAGGTTTCCTGAGGAAGGCTCGTCCGCTCAGGGTTAGTCGGGACCTAAGCCGAGGCCGATAGGCGTAGGCGATGGATAACAGGTTGATATTCCTGTACCACCAAACCACCGTTTGAGTAATGGGGGGACGCAGAAGGATAGGGTAAGCATGCTGTTGGTTATGCATGTCCAAGCAGTAAGGTGTGAATGTAGGCAAATCCGCATTCTGTAACATTGAGCTGTGATGGCGAGGACGTATGTCCGGAGTTCCTGATTTCACACTGCCAAGAAAAGCCTCTAGCGAGGTGATAGGTGCCCGTACCGCAAACCGACACAGGTAGTCGAGGAGAGAATCCTAAGGTGAGCGAGAGAACTCTCGTTAAGGAACTCGGCAAAATGACCCCGTAACTTCGGGAGAAGGGGTGCTCTTTTGGGTGCATAGCCTAGAAGAGCCGCAGTGAATAGGCCCAGGCGACTGTTTAGCAAAAACACAGGTCTCTGCAAAACCGTAAGGTGAAGTATAGGGGCTGACGCCTGCCCGGTGCTGGAAGGTTAAGAGGAGTGCTTAGCGCAAGCGAAGGTGCGAATTGAAGCCCCAGTAAACGGCGGCCGTAACTATAACGGTCCTAAGGTAGCGAAATTCCTTGTCGGGTAAGTTCCGACCCGCACGAAAGGCGTAACGATCTGGGCACTGTCTCAACGAGAGACTCGGTGAAATTATAGTACCTGTGAAGATGCAGGTTACCCGCGACAGGACGGAAAGACCCCGTGGAGCTTTACTATAGCTTGATATTGAATTTTGGTGCAACTTGTACAGGATAGGCAGGAGCCTTAGAGCCCGGAGCGCCAGCTTCGGAGGAGGCGTCGGTGGGATACTGCCCTGGTTGTATTGAAATTCTAACCCATACCCGTAACCCGGGTAGGAGACAGTGTCA is drawn from Psychrobacillus sp. INOP01 and contains these coding sequences:
- the gyrA gene encoding DNA gyrase subunit A, whose amino-acid sequence is MSEIPNKGVKGINISTEMKTSFLDYAMSVIVSRALPDVRDGLKPVHRRILYGMQELGNTPDKPHKKSARIVGDVMGKYHPHGDSSIYDAMVRMAQDFSYRYMLVDGHGNFGSVDGDGAAAMRYTESRMSKIALELLRDINKNTIDYKDNYDGQEKEPVVLPSRYPNLLVNGASGIAVGMATNIPSHNLGEVIDGVLALAENPAITIEELMSIIPGPDFPTGGIILGRSGIRRAYETGRGSILIRAKVEIEVKSSGKEVILVKELPYQVNKARLIEKIAELVRDKKIDGITHLADESDRNGMRIVIEVRKDANSHVLLNNLYKQTALQSSFGVNMLALVDNQPKVLNIKEMLYYYLEHQKVVIRRRTQFELNKAEDRAHILEGLRIALDHIDEIIKLIRASQTGEEAKNGLIETFNLSERQAQAILDMRLQRLTGLERDKIEEEYNNLLKLIEELKFILANEYRVVEIIREEISEIKDRYADKRRTEIVAGGAEVLEDEDLIPIENSVLTLTNKGYIKRLPANTYKSQKRGGRGVQGMGTNEDDFVEHLLYTSTHDTILFFTNKGKVYRARGFEIPEYGRTAKGLPIINLLGVEKDEHITAMIPMASFEEENYFIFTTKYGVTKRSPVTGFAHIRANGLIAISLREEDELIAVRLTNGDKQIIIGTRQGKLVRFEETDIRSMGRTAGGVRGIRLKDDDYVVGMEIIEPDQEILVVTENGYGKRTPESEYRLQSRGGMGVKTCQITDKNGPLSAVKAVNGTEDLMLITINGMLIRMDVKDISKTGRSTQGVRLMRLAGDELISTVAKVEKEEDDDEENVEIIDNLEEGSTIEIESSLTEEQTE
- a CDS encoding HD-GYP domain-containing protein; this translates as MNQTLINLEELKLGTIIAEDILVNTNSPIIHKESKVTRELIQVLSAFNITKVPVVLENVFNRSEEEIKKLFEDKEESPHIEDKPLVDTSFVQLYKKAVDSFYKEYIGWEAGMKVDVAKLRNIIMPLVEKAMVEKQVFSLLNMYSKMDKYIAHHSIAVGIISGAIAKKLNYPSGQITQMATAGLMADIGMAKVDPKIRDKKSNLTESEFSEVKKHTIYSFQMIKDSPLLKPEMKLAIFQHHERLDGSGYPKSDKLNDVSVYSQIIAVADVYHAMTSERIYRAKSSSFKVLEMIREEEFGKYNIEVVNKFIELVGSLPISTSVLLSTGEKGEVVFLHRDSPMRPMVRLTDSGKIIDLAANRSIHIESIMS